TTAAAGAGTAGATCGAGactttaaattgttatttaaccAGACAGTAAATATCTCCTATAATTTTCATAACGCATACTCAACCATcagcttttaaatttatttaatgagcAGAAATAAGTATCTTATACGGATTATGCTTGACTATCTACTACTTTCCATTGAAATCGTACTTTCTGTGAGTGCGTAAATTATGTGGGATTATTCACCGAAGGATCAAGTGCAATCGAGTGTAGTCCGAAGCATCGAGTTTACGTAATATCAGTCTTAACAATGCGTCATGCCCCGCGACACGCACTCTTGTTCAAGTTAATATCtcgaaaaagagaaagtgcTATTACATATCGCTCCGCCCTGATTTGATTACACATGCTCGCCaccaaaaatcaaatatcagGAGAAACGAAAGTAAACGATGTCAATTTAGAAAGAAgtagttttttatataattaattgatatgtTTGAAAACTCTACattgaatgaaaattttatcaataattgagCACACAATGAAAATGGAAAATGCAAAGGTACGAAAATGCAATGGgttgaaaataacttttaagAATCGTGCGATTGTTACTTGGTTTCCATTGAATCTCGCACGGTCTTAATATGGAAAGCGCGACATTGAGCCTCAAAATATAACGGCGTGACTTCCATTCTCCTTGAAACTGACCGAATGCAAGGTTGAGCAGCGATTCGGTAAAATGGAGTACGGCCTTTGCGGGCCGACCGGTCACTCGTGGCATTTTCACCTGAGTTTACGAAACGCGCCGCGAATCGCGCAGGTTCCGCCTATAAAATTATCCGGTAGATCGACATTTTGTAACTTTCTATTGGCATATCAGACGGCCGGCTAAACGATCAATCGATATTGCCGCCTCTTATTTCgttgtctaatttttcttgttgctgcgcaacaaattaataatgatgaaGTGTCGACAAGTCGACACTGTTACACTTGATGTTTTCGACACCATTTTAATAAcgcatttaatatattgtaaagtgATACtatttagtaaataatatgCGATAGATGTAATATAAAgtagtatataaaatgtgaatgcATACATCCTTCGAAAGAGGGATTGAGAAAAGAGGAGGAaggaaagatttttatttctcatgtTTGCAACGCAATTGCATCCTCACGATCCTCGAGGCGATTACGTTGGTATGGTTTAACGATGACTTCCACGGGGCGTGTACCCCATGATTAAGACCCGCGATAATTGTTCGAGAACGACCCAGATTATGTTTGCATTCACAGTTCTGCCAAAGATTTGTCTTGTGGTGTACTTCAATGCCATTCGGTGAAAGGAAACTCAACATTGGTCAATTTTGCATGACcatcgagaaaaaaaacttgactCTCAATTCTTCAGTGAACCGCTTAATTCAATCATCAGATCAGATTGCTATACAAATCGTCTTGATATCTTCGATTATCATGACAAATTTTAGCTTTATAAAATCTCgtcgaattaattaatgttgttaaacaatatcaattaatattattgtgacCAGAAACGATGTATATTAGAAATCCGATATTAGCATTTGAATAAATACGTGAGATATTTCAGatgatatttttagtaaacAATTCTtcagcatttaaaaaataattgcattcaaatttctttatcatAGTAGCttctttgttaaaatataaaaatatgtattgaaGACCaagattttatagaaatatttgaagaaaaattgaaagctCTTTGTCCTTCCTTTTATTATGAAATCTGAATCATAAGCACGTATTGAATACTTGATAATTTTCAACGTAGTATGCAAGGTCCACTGAAGTACGACGGTCGGGAGCCTCGCCTTTCACGAGTCACTCTCTTCGGAAACAGCCGCGGCGCCGCCAGCCCTGACATTTAGTAATATAGATCATCTCAAATCGAATTAGTTCCTTGATACGCAATCGTAGGACGTTCAGCAATGCTGTTTACGATGGCGCGTTTCTCCTGCATCTCGTGGCTACACCattctcttatttttattgcgcaaCTGTTTTGTCACAAGCGTTTTGCTGCAACAACACTTATAACAAAAACCGATCGGCATTTTTGCTACAAAGAATTCAACAATAAAATGTCaaggaaattattaaaaacattcgCCTGTTCGACACAGTTGACGATTCAGCGACGATTTTCCCGAATTTCGAAACACATTATTTTCTGACAGACTGATTTTTCTGTTTGCCAACCAGCTTCCTCTAATTAACGTTatgttttccatttttatgcaataattggGAGCGATTATTCGCGTAACAACTCGATCACATTGTTCGCGCGTGAATACGGACTCtgatctgaaaaaaaaaatcgatggtGTAATTGATGCGCATTACAAGAGAAGGTGAATGTGATCAGCGCTTGCATTAATCGGAAAGTAGAAgtcattgttattttaatgcaataatatattatgttttaatgagAGAATGGCTTTCGACCGACTTAGCGAATCGAGTCACTTTATAATTACGTGGTCGCAATAAAAAGAGGAAAGTTATACGTGTTCATTACGCTGGTAAAGGAAAGCAAGTTCTACCGACATCTGGCGCAGTAGACCGTCGCACCACGCCTTGCATCAGAATGTCCCGAGAGTGAACGCGGAATCGCGATATTGCGTGCACGCATGTCGCGTCAATAAAATGCATATGAAAGACGAGGAAACATTAATTCGATTCTTATCAAAGCgtacttattttttcaaggattattttatcttcaagTGATATGAAAGATtattacgaaatatatatgaatttcatatttgcattaacaaaatatagtaTGTTTACTGTTTACTATCGAATcttgtgtaatattaaattcttaattttttttattatatacgctatatgtataatttaaaactttacgCAATCTTATTATCGCTTTTCAATTCATTAGGTGCAAGTATGTTATAATGAGCATTAATGTGAATTTTTCTAACGATTATTATACCGCTTGCGGAAGACTGTGAGGCAGAAGAAGGGGCTGTCTCGAATTTGTTTTCTGGAAAAAGGATTTTTGATACACGTCTACACGATTGGACACCGCCGATCAGTGCGGTGGGATCGAGTAGACCGGGGATTACATTGTGAAAGGTAGACTTGGGCGGTGGTCCGTGACACTCTCCACGTATCACGTATGCGCAACGTGTAACCCTCATGCAATTTAGGATCCCAACCAGAAGCTGAAATGCGATAGTGGCACGAGCCAATAGTTCCTGTTTCAGATTTCGCAGGAATCGCGAGACACAGTTATCGCCATtaaatgagtaataatgtacGAGGAAATTAAGTGccttttattaaacatatattgcaTCACATATCACAttcaattttcacattttaatattatttcgaaacGTGCTTCATGCCATTCCTGCAGTGCACTTGGGTTTTTACGATATAAGTACGCGCGCATTGGAAAAGACCGATTGCGAAGGTAGCATCTAATACTTGAGACGTTGCACAACGATAAAAGTGCGGATAAAATTCTTGGGTGTGTCCAGTATAGTCCGACGACGTTCCTTGTACGcggggaaaaaaatgttaactgcaTTTTCAGCCGTTAAATAAGGACTGCGGTTGTTTCATTAACAATGCATGCACGTGCAACTGGAATTTGCTGCCAAGTACTTATATCGATCAGATTGCCAGATTGATTATACATCGATCGACATCATTACAAGGCCGATTCGAGTCATTCACTGACGTTCTTTAGGTCGTCTAGGCAATTCCGCGTGCGCTATTGATCCCGCGGTTACATCCTAGTTGCTGGTTTGCCTCGCGCACTCTGCGATCATGTATCATTATGCacttaaatatagataaaatgcATATTGCCGACCTTTCGATGAATCTCAATTTACTTGTCAAGTGCAACGCGTGTAAACATAATTCTAGAAGGTCTTCCACGCGACCGCAAACATcgcgtaaattaattttatgctaGCACGCGTTGTTGCGAGTTCAAAATGAAACGAGTGGAAAGACACGCGCAAGttgaaattagaaataagttatataatagAGAAGATACAATTTTCTAATAAGAGAGGTAGAGCTTTCCGAAACGGAAGAGGTAGAGAGGAAACGTCAGAGAACGAGAGgtagaaaatattgtttcattcGAAACTCGCGAGGACGGAAGAAAAGTATAATCTAAAATACTAATCTAATCGTGAGTATAATACGTAATGATGTAATTgtgacattaaattaatacgtATCGTGAGAAAAACTAGCGTGTGGCCGAAATATTCCGACGGCGTACAGAAATTGAATGAACgtttatataataacgatattggaaaacttataaataatgacgTATGTACACGCAATACGATTACTAAATACTATCTCTATCGTTATTTTATCTCCCTCTCTATCTTATCGTTTATAATTAACCGTGTAAGATGCCAATCCGGCATTGACGTCGATGCTGGTCGACGAGTGTCCTTCGGGTGCGACCGGAATCGCAGACGAGGGATACGCGGACTGCAGCTGCTGACCTTGATACTGTTGATACTGCGATCGATATTGCGGTCGATATTCCGGCTGGAACTGCTGGCTCAATGCTGCCGGCTGGTAATTGACGGGCGCGTTATACCTAAAAGACCGAGAAATTGGGTTAATCGACTCTCTCGATTTCATTCCCGTTGAAGCGCGGAGGCGCGACCGATTTCCCGTCAAGTTGAGCGAGTCACGATCTCAGGTGTACTTTCGAGTGATTCACTTGACATTTAGCCCGCTTGTTATCCCGCTGTGTTTTCCACGGCGAGTCGCTTGTAATCCAATCCGATCGGATCgagtaaaaattaacaaacttGGTAATCTAGTTTTAGTTCGTGTTAAAATTTGTTGGCGACTTACCTTGGCTGATTGTAAGCTACCGGCGCCGGTGTCGGCGCGATCGGCTGCTGCTGATTGTAGACGTAATGCTGTTTGTACTTGGTTTGCACCGGCTCGTAACGCTCGCCGTTGGTGTAACGCGGATCGGTATGGTAGATCGACGGATCCTCTCGGTACTGTCCGTCGTCCTCGGGCTCGTTCCCAGTGCCGGCGATGCTGTTGCCGGTCAAGGTCGGCGGGGGCACGTTTATCCCAGGACCGACCGGCTCGAAGCCGCGCCTGGACGCGCCGTATTCGATCTCGCGTACATTCCCAGTGTCGTCCACAAAGCCGTATTTACCATAAACCTCGCCGGTCGGATACTTGGACTCGATCTTGTACGAGCCGTCCGCCGCCTCGTAGCCGTAACTGTAGCTGCCGTCCTCGTTGTGCCTGGCGAAAAATAAACGTTATCAAGAACTTGTTACGTTGTCGCTTTTAAGCAGTTACGTAAGGCAGTTGATGCAGCACTCACTTGTTTATCTGTTTTAAGATGGGTACTGGTGTGGTGACGGGATACGGTTGATTATGCTGCGCGACCGCAAGGCCGAGGCAAAACAAGAGTAGCAACGCCTGGTAGcacaaatttgcataaaaacgTTGGCATTCGGATCACTTTCCAATGGCCTCGCACGCGCTTCGAGGAAAGTCGATGTTCGCGATAGCGCGACGACGATGCGCTTTTCTACCGTTATCGAGCTATCATTTTCTACGCGTTTCTGTTATGTTTTTTAACGAGCAAACACTTACGTGAAACTTAGCATTTAACAATTCTTTGCcaaaaaaatgcaaactttGCTTTCTACACTGACAATTTATTGCTACAATCATTTACACCATTCCGAATCAGTTAAACACAATTGTTACAAGTTTTCCACTAAAGCGCATCGCATTTCTGCATGTTACATTATTCTAGATATATAAAACTGAACGAACTTAATATGATTCTTAAGACTAATTTTAATCACCGGAAAGAGatgttttttacaaattctatCCAATTCATTGTAGTAATTAATAAGCCGtaacattacataaatatacgatttatattaattatcataaatgattaaatatcaatacttttatatatcctaattaatgatttttctcATGAACACTGTTTACTATTGCGAGCGagtggaaagaaagaaaagaataatgagATACTCACGAGAGGATGCATGTCTGGTATGGCAGAAGTTGATGAGGCAGAAGtgattgtattataaaatcgcGGTATACGCCGAGCAACTCTGCTTATATAGGTCCCCTGCGGGAGCGGCGGGGCCCGCCCATGGGCCCGACCTCCTCCTCAACCTCAGCCATCTAAGTACGCGGATTCGCCATACAAAGagattgaaaatttctatGGGCACTTCTCGGGCTCTCTTCCAATTTTCATTCGCAATATGACGTAAGCTCGTCCGCCGCATTACGTCACATAATGTACTAACACCGGTAGCGatgataatttgataattatataattaatatttgttatgaCAGGTGCAGGTGTTTTCGTATCCGCAGGTTTAAATCATTATCGCTCTCTCGAGTTTCGAATCCCGACGCTTAATtgctcttttaatattattattaatcgtgTCTTGTGTCAACTATCTGTTTATCCTTCTTCACAAGAtgttttctatgaaaaatGAGTGTTCTCTACTTTCTATTAgtctgcaattttttatcgccTGTGCAAATTTAATATGCATCCTGTAATTATCGAATGTTATCTAATTATTACAAGTGGTCGAATGAGgtggattttattttactacaatAATTTCGCCTTGTTATTTCTCAGCTTGAAGAAATTCAGCCGAGGTATTACATATTACCTTGTAGGTAATATGCATAttgattaatgataaataattccacCTCGACATTGCCTAAATGAGGGGCAGACGTGCAGACTTAACGTGGTATCAATCGAGAGGAAGCCCTTGACCACATAAACCGCCCttgattttcagaaatataatttcgtaGTGTAAGAGAACCTCTTATACCTTTATTTCAAGGACGTCTGCATATGCAAGGTACATTTTTCATTGGAAAGTTCAACAGTGGAGACTTCAATATCGGAGATTTTAACGCTGGATATTCAATCGATATAAATAGCAAAATCTCTCTAAtcactaattataaattctaatcatttttttattaatgcttaATTGACTCAGTAGTTAAATATAACGTTAAATGCTCATCGATAAATCACATTCAATATACtctgagaaaataaaattctgcacctggaaaattttttgaaatagagATCTTATCATTTTTGCGATAGTTTACATTTTTAGATGTGCGTGAACATATGTCTATTATAGTTATTTCTAATATctactttacatattttcgCAAACTCATCAAGTGGTTAATGAACTGAATATTTCTCTCGCAATATATTGGAAccaaaataatatacattgtCGTAACGTTGttgtaatgtaaaatacaCGAGCGATGAACATCGGTTATGTAATTATACGAATCGTCAGGTTAACCCAGAACTTTCCCAATCATATGAGAGAACTTCTTGACATTTAGCGTGGTGGTAATAAGGGTGATGCGGAATATTACGGTGCAATATTGTGAAGCCCACCTCTTTTTCCGTCTCGCGGCGAATTTATTCGTGAGAACCGTGCAGCGTGAAAATAATACCATCAATCACGGTAATTTTAGTCGCTTCATTTTTCATGTTACTACATAATAATACCATTCAAGATTTGTGTTTAGATCGACGACGTAATTATTGATTGCTAAATTATTGATTCTATAaatatctcttattttttaaaattattatttattcaatattgccTAAATTCTTTCATTGATAAAAGTAAGATAGAAATGTTGTTAAGTgtataaattcttttctaaCGAATGTCTTTTGCCGagcaaattaatctttttgtttAAGAAAGAGTTCTCTAAAAACGATAGATTATcggaagaaaatattacgattaCGTCATTCTTACAAAACATCGCGGTGAAAGTATGTAAAGACAGTGCTCCGGAATTTACATGTGAACAATGACAAACAAAGCAGACGGAATTCCGTAGCAATTGAGTGACAGTCGTAACTAGAGAGTTTATTGCTTGTCCCATTGATCGCATGTCACACTCGTTATCTTTATGCAATGTGGTTACGCGTGTCGCAAGGTATAATTCTTATGCGACAGCTTTTGCAGCGTGGATGATCATGTCGATGAAGAAAACGAACATCCGCTTTTCACGAAATGCTGCGAATCGATGCGGCAATTTTAAGAtcgaaagtaattttaattccaTCGAAGTTTCTGTTCGCAACGATTGATTACGTATAACTATTTCTTAATAGATATTACGTAAGTGTGATTTAagttaatattgattttactgTTTACAATGTTCaatgctatttttaaaatttttctttaaaatattatttataatgtatacaaattgtaaaaaaatgagatatttattttagaaagaatagtttttaattatttagatgataatattacatcagtatcatataatttctaatagaATCTGAATTAAACatgttcataaataatttatatcaagtGTGAAAGCTGTGGAAGATAAATGGTTATCGCTGGAATTCGATAATGGTAATATGTAGATAACATTACGTCGCTGCTACTGTGTACGACTGCAAGTATTTTTCGCTTGCTTGACCGATGAAAGACCATGAAGTTCAGCATAAACCCGTAAGGTATCGACACTGCAATACTCGAAGCAACTCGAAGCGAAGTAGAACAAACGCCCAACCGCGGACTTTCATCTCAACTACATTGCAAAAAGTAATCAATCGGTAGGCTcctgttaaattatattcttcaaataaaagataattaaacaTTGTGGCATTTTAAATGAACATTTAAACATTAGAAAGTCTtggtgaaatattaataatattaataatagaagattATATCGAttacattgaaatataaataatgtacaatgacagtgatatttttttataaacattattttcttaattttaaattctaagaTATTAagttattcttttaaatctgttgtacattttatatttaatacttaatcATTGGAGCCcatcttttcttaatttttacttcTGTAACAGAGagacacaaaattattttctgccTGCCTTCTTTCCTTGCCGATAGCATAGATTACAATGATGAAAATAACCGTTCACGTGCTCGTACGTTAACACTCgctcgtttttaattcgcaaaTCTTGATTACCCGGTCTTTCTGGCGCTTCGCGTATTTTTCACTCACCCGCTGCGCGCCTCCGCCTCGCTGCGTATGATATACGAAATTGAAGCGTCACATAAAACAGATTAAGCTGACGTATAATGAAAGGGCAATTATCATTCGCGCGTGCATTCCGTTTATTTTATCATCGCATGTCCCGTCACACATATTTCACGCACGCCTGTTATTCCGAAGAACACCGTCGCAATAAGCGTCAGCGTGTcctcatattaaaaatttaagcaACGTAGGTATGCAGCTGTCAGTGGAGCTCTGATCGCGTTgcgagggaaagagaaagatatcAAAATGGccaaagaaaaagaatgatttgagaaataagTTTTCTCAAAGACATTCAATTCCTTTGTTGCCCTTCTGCTGGCAAATCATTTCTGCGAGAAACCAgttattaaactattatctTTTCCCTGTGTAATTATCTTCTTATCTTGTATtgtctttcttttataatttgttacaattgCTGCAACTGCTCTCGTATCTCGCATTTTTTACACGCGTTTCgatattccaaaaataatttatcggaCAGGCAAACCACGATAATTAATCggcgtaaaattttttcacaatgtaATCGCAATATAAATGTAGtaaaatcacaaaataatCGTATCACCCTTTTTATAGTTTCATactgagagaaagaaagtttGAAACAAcgcatctatttttttctatgatGATATTGAAGTTAATAAATGTCAAGAATTTTCAAGCGTGACTTCTAGATGATTACGatttcgtataaattttcagTCGCGCTGCGAGGTGGCGCGAACTCGATTATTACGGGAGCTTCGGTCCAGTCAGCGCGGAGATTTAACAGCGTAACGGCGCTCGGCGTCGCAATTAACGGCCGGGCCGACGCTGTATAATACAAGCGATTCGATTAACATTGTAGCCATGTGCCAGTTGCATGATTTCCCAGTAACGAGTCAGGTGCCATTTATTCCTGTATCGTCGGCGGCCATCTGCGACCGCGCAGCTCCTCGGCTCTGCCGCGGTATAATTTACAACGGCGCGAgcgtaaataatgaaaatttccGACTGTCGAAGGGGGCTATCTTCAAGGCTTTCCGTGCCGCAGATAATGTTAACCGGAGCTACAATTATCGACGAGTTCGAACTCTCGAATCAAGGATGAATCACGGCATTGGTGGGCGCCACGAACCCCGGCGACCGGTTCGactatattcaaattatttcgtCCCGATACATCATCATCGGGAAGCCAATTATTGTTCGTATCGCGCGATATTCCATTTGTAATTAAGTTGCACCTGCAATTGAACGCGATCGCGCCCAGTCTTGTCGCGTCGCGAATATACGACCCTTCGCAGACGCGACGCCGGCGCAGTACATCAGTGCTGATCCACGCGCATACGAGGCTGCCAATTAGGCGATTGTTAGTCGCCCGAAAAAGACGTCAATCGATCGCGCGAAGAGCTAAATTGGTGTATCAAGACATCTATCTGAGAGAAAAGAATAGGGTCAGCGCGGCTTTTATCAATCTGCTCGCAGTGCGGCCATTTCGGGCTCGTGTACGGGCGTGCCGATCGTAAATAAACCTTTATGAACTTCCCGCTGTTAATAAATCAGGCCATTTATAATTCCGATTGCCGCCCAGGTGCCAATTAGCGATTGTTATGCGGCTGAAAAAGTGGCACCAATCGCGATACCGGTGCCCGGAGAATAGACGGCGCGCACACCTCGAAggataatataattcttgtcGAAGAAGTCACCCGTTTACTTTGCGACTTTACTTAGAGCAAAATCGCCGTAAAAGTCGCAAGGAGCAAAACTATTTCCATGGATACACGATTACGTGTAATTAACGCGCGCTTTTCGCCGAGCATAATAGAAGCAACGTTAAAGCCGAAAGTATATCATGCGCTAAGTCCGATTCATGCGCTGACAGGACTCTCGTTTATAGGAAGTTACGGGACTATGAAGTTACCGAAATTACGATTATGGTGCGCGCACGGCGTTTATCTTTGACGGCGCAGACAACGGGTGTAAAAATACTGTATTATCCTACAAAAGTCTTAGACAAGTTTAATGGATTTAAATGCGACCGCTTGGCATTTCTTAGCTTTTAGCCGCCGCGTGATATTCAGGTACGCGCTATTAACGGCAACTGTTCTGTGTTTCTCATTGAactatttgtaaaaatattttatcgagcTGTAAGTTTTGTAAAGTCATTCCGGTAATCTCAAGTGTACCATTAAGTCCATTGACGATTCGAATAAATGTTATTGCGCAACGTCTTGagcttaaaaaattgtaaatttttctcttatcttTATGATTCTATTGTTTTTGGTATTATTGCTTAAATTCTTATGAAATCATGCAAAGCGCATGAAAAATAATCGGTCGttggtttttatttttatcagttttgaTCTCGAGCGCTTGATTTCTCCACAAGATTTCGtcagataaattatttcggaCGTTCGCGAATTTGAAATTTGCAAAACGCACACTGAGACGACCGGCGTCATGCCGGCTTTTTGATATTCTTACTTCGCGTTAATGATCGTATATAGATGCAATCTAGATGCGATTGTAGATTATGCTAATTAATTGCCACACGCTACCACCTTCTGTTCACGACCATTTTCTCCGCGGGTGATCGTCGCTATCGCATTTGGAGAGCATTCTATTTTCAGATTATATTATCTTGATCTACTTTACGATCTCTTTAAGATTTCTTTTCTTGACAACAATCATTTCAACAGTGACTTTACTATCGTcgtaaaaattacttttgccgaattaaagaaaatatgtgaTTATCGTCGCATAAATGCGACGAAATCgccaattaatttaattgaaaatgctTTTCGGCGTTTTaagtataaaacaaattgcTTTGGAAAGGATTGTTTTATAGTAATAAAGACTATAATAAAGGAGACAGCTGAAGATTTAAGAAACCTAACGTCGATTAACTCTTAAGATATTCTGGCTGACATTGAATATATATGCGTTTTGTTTTATGAAGTTCCTCATCCATCATTGGTAAACGAGAAATCAAGGCAATCCGCCAACGCGCCGTATTTAATTTGTTGGAGAAATATATGAGTCCGTATAATCGACTGCAGCGTGTCGTATAGATGGatcgttaaatatatatatttgtcaacaTTTTCGCGGCGTACTTGTTCATAAGAAATAATGCAAGCTTATTCTTACTGATCGCGCTATGTAAATCGAGTTTGTCCAATTAACCCTTTTTTGATACGTCCTTTACTGTGATATGCATTATCATGCGTTAAAGGCAAACACTTTGTCGTTTAATGTACAACACATGCATAATGAAGATGGAAAAGCATCTATACGGAATAGATAATGACGCAATGATTAACGTCAAATAAGATTAATGATCGggataaatataattcgtgTATGAACGATCGTACTCAAGACAGTGCTGTAATTTATCTTCGCCTCGCACTAACAAGCAGA
This DNA window, taken from Linepithema humile isolate Giens D197 chromosome 7, Lhum_UNIL_v1.0, whole genome shotgun sequence, encodes the following:
- the Cpr97Eb gene encoding uncharacterized protein Cpr97Eb, with translation MHPLALLLLFCLGLAVAQHNQPYPVTTPVPILKQINKHNEDGSYSYGYEAADGSYKIESKYPTGEVYGKYGFVDDTGNVREIEYGASRRGFEPVGPGINVPPPTLTGNSIAGTGNEPEDDGQYREDPSIYHTDPRYTNGERYEPVQTKYKQHYVYNQQQPIAPTPAPVAYNQPRYNAPVNYQPAALSQQFQPEYRPQYRSQYQQYQGQQLQSAYPSSAIPVAPEGHSSTSIDVNAGLASYTVNYKR